One genomic segment of Leishmania major strain Friedlin complete genome, chromosome 6 includes these proteins:
- a CDS encoding putative lanosterol synthase, with the protein MHTNNGQSSSSRAAVSGSPTKPHETRVNGLTTSSCDKQRNRPRGAVTSAADFVPDILRSFYACVAAIAQPYAAEHTSFVEYQRTLPVRTVVPEPPNTLRDYIRRQLWRVGRTCLLFFFFLFTWPVWLTLHLLLKLLDVHQRRLRLQHHRAWVHPSMPHVRANVHKPSKEFPLDSWHLRCEDGRQRWYFGEPLREGEEHNELAMAQLCGLHTVGDYHALLRQRAASDSGGGDEAQDSRGSELNGTGVINSRVPWLPDILQEKCLKRSFVERYHIGLIPASPPQPRTTSEAAMDDGIRFLVQLQDPFSGHWPNNYSGCMFLVAGFVITKFIVAGGETNRLFPPLPDHHHVRLDSSGAKRRSSGGDIPERVLGVPASEHAGQVGCRCGEATRQELIRYIRNHQNLDGGWGQHTEGHSTMMGTVLNYVSIRLLGVPASDPQATCARNWILAHGGATKTPMWGRVWLSILGVYSWDGVNPIPPEMILMPDWIPFSLGKMWCHSRVIAMPFSYFYGLRWSAPAFPTTLALRKELYTEPYDAIPWRSFRGVACELDVYTPTSPLLRVAMGLFDFYERHPIPFLRRYALEENWRHIAYDDESTSFICLGPVNKWLNMLVTWLREGEHSARFQKHCHRVQDYFYLENTGLSMSGYNGSQLWDTSFAVQAICACRREMMFPAEMELAHHYIDVAQVQMDPMAAADFYRHRTKGAWNFSTRAQGWQVSDCTAEGLRVLLLLPQYEFPVRRIFDGVDEVLSLRNSGFGGDGGWASYEPSRGPAYCELLDCAELFKDVMIDYSYVECSSSCIHTLSLFREHYPHYRRRDVDRAISEGIAYVLGQQQPDGGFYGSWGICYTYAAWLVADALQASKELPDMAVHPHCVKLVDFLLSHQGADGGWSEDVSASARQTWVDSPDGSQVVNTAWAVMAIICAAGKAAHTEPTRQRNIRRAVDRGVQLIMSRQLASGDWPQERISGVFNGNNPIHYPGYKNSMTVWALGKYNSWKREYVVAA; encoded by the coding sequence ATGCACACCAACAACGGAcagtcctcctcgtcgagggCCGCCGTGTCGGGTTCGCCGACCAAGCCACACGAGACACGCGTGAATGGCCTCACCACCAGTAGCTGCGACAAACAACGCAACCGACCGCGAGGCGCCGTCACGAGCGCCGCTGACTTCGTCCCGGACATCCTGCGCAGTTTCTACGCGTGCGTTGCGGCCATCGCCCAGCCCTATGCGGCGGAGCACACGTCCTTTGTCGAGTACCAGCGTACCCTGCCCGTGCGCACCGTCGTACCGGAGCCGCCGAACACGCTGCGCGACTACATCCGGCGTCAGCTGTGGCGCGTCGGCCGCACTTgtcttctcttcttcttttttctgtTCACGTGGCCAGTGTGGTTGACGCTGCATCTGCTCCTGAAGCTGCTTGACGTGCATCAGCGGCggttgcggctgcagcaTCACCGCGCTTGGGTGCACCCAAGCATGCCCCACGTCCGCGCCAATGTGCACAAGCCCTCGAAGGAGTTCCCGCTGGACTCGTGGCACCTGCGCTGTGAGGATGGGCGCCAGCGGTGGTACTTtggcgagccgctgcgcgaaGGGGAGGAGCACAACGAGCTCGCCATGGCGCAGCTGTGTGGCTTGCACACCGTCGGCGACTATcatgcgctgcttcgccagcgcgccgcatcggactcgggtggtggtgacgaaGCGCAAGACAGCAGAGGTAGTGAGCTCAACGGCACCGGCGTCATCAACAGTCGCGTGCCCTGGCTGCCCGACATCCTCCAGGAAAAATGCTTGAAGCGGTCCTTTGTGGAGCGTTACCACATCGGCCTCATCCCCGCCTCGCccccgcagccgcgcacgaCGTCGGAGGCGGCCATGGACGACGGCATCCGCTTCCTGGTCCAGCTGCAGGACCCCTTCTCGGGCCACTGGCCGAACAACTACAGCGGCTGCATGTTCCTCGTGGCCGGCTTCGTCATCACCAAGTTCATCGTGGCGGGAGGTGAGACAAACCGCCTGTTCCCGCCGCTCcccgaccaccaccacgtccGGCTGGACTCCAGCGGCGCGAAACGACGCAGCAGTGGGGGCGACATCCCAGAGCGCGTCTTGGGTGTCCCCGCCTCCGAACATGCCGGCCAGGTGggctgccggtgcggcgAGGCCACGCGTCAGGAGCTGATTCGGTACATCCGCAATCACCAGAACCTGGATGGCGGGTGGGGGCAACACACGGAGGGCCACAGCACGATGATGGGAACGGTGCTGAACTACGTCAGCATCCGTCTGCTGGGGGTGCCGGCGAGCGACCCGCAGgcgacgtgcgcacgcaACTGGATCCTGgcccacggcggcgccaccaaGACGCCGATGTGGGGCCGCGTGTGGCTGAGCATCCTCGGCGTGTACAGTTGGGACGGCGTGAACCCGATCCCGCCGGAGATGATTTTGATGCCGGACTGGATTCCATTCTCGCTGGGTAAGATGTGGTGCCACAGCCGCGTCATCGCCATGCCCTTTTCATACTTCTACGGCCTGCGCTggtcggcgccggcgttcccgacgacgctggcgctgcgcaaggagCTCTACACAGAGCCGTACGACGCCATCCCGTGGCGCAGCTTCCGCGGTGTGGCGTGCGAGCTGGACGTGTACACGCCGACCTCACCGCTGCTACGCGTCGCCATGGGCCTGTTCGACTTCTACGAGCGGCACCCCATCCCATTCTTGCGGCGGTacgcgctggaggagaaTTGGCGGCACATCGCCTACGACGACGAGAGCACGAGTTTTATATGTCTGGGCCCTGTGAATAAGTGGCTCAACATGCTCGTCACGTggctgcgcgagggcgagcACAGTGCCCGCTTCCAGAAGCACTGCCATCGCGTGCAGGACTACTTCTACTTGGAGAACACCGGCTTGTCCATGAGCGGGTACAACGGCTCACAGCTGTGGGACACGTCCTTTGCCGTGCAAGCGATctgcgcgtgccgccgcgagaTGATGTTCCCGGCGGAGATGGAGCTGGCGCACCACTACATCGATGTTGCCCAGGTGCAGATGGACCcgatggcggccgccgacTTCTACCGTCATCGCACGAAGGGGGCGTGGAACTTCTCTACCAGGGCGCAAGGGTGGCAGGTGTCGGACTGCACGGCGGAGGGgctgcgggtgctgctgctcctgccgcAGTACGAGTTTCCAGTGCGGCGCATCTTTGACGGCGTGGACGAggtgctgtcgctgcgcaatagcggcttcggcggcgatggcggatGGGCGTCGTATGAGCCGTCACGCGGCCCGGCGTACTGCGAGCTGCTGGACTGTGCGGAGCTCTTCAAGGACGTCATGATCGACTACAGCTACGtcgagtgcagcagcagctgcatccACACGCTGTCACTTTTCCGCGAGCACTACCCGCACTATCGCCGCCGTGACGTGGACCGCGCCATCAGCGAGGGTATCGCGTACGTGCtgggccagcagcagccggaCGGTGGCTTCTACGGCAGCTGGGGCATCTGCTACACGTACGCGGCGTGGCTCGTcgccgatgcgctgcaggcgtcGAAAGAGCTACCGGACATGGCCGTGCACCCGCACTGTGTGAAGCTCGTAGacttccttctctcccacCAAGGTGCCGACGGCGGCTGGAGCGAGGACGTCAGCGCATCAGCGCGGCAGACGTGGGTGGACAGCCCGGACGGAAGCCAAGTGGTGAACACGGCTTGGGCAGTCATGGCCATTATCTGCGCCGCGGGCAAGGCCGCGCACACGGAGCCGACGCGTCAGCGCAACATCCGCAGAGCCGTGGACCGTGGGGTGCAGCTCATCATGTCCCGCCAACTTGCGAGTGGTGATTGGCCGCAGGAGCGCATCAGCGGCGTCTTCAACGGCAACAACCCGATTCACTACCCCGGCTATAAAAACAGCATGACCGTGTGGGCGCTCGGCAAGTACAACAGCTGGAAGCGCGAGTATGTGGTGGCTGCGTAG